Genomic segment of Nitrospirota bacterium:
CTTGAAGGGGAGGGGATAAAAACTAAGCACCCTCTCCCTCAGGGAGAGGGTCCGGGTGAGGGTGGGGTTGTTTCATCCTGAGCCTCATTTTCATGTACCTTTGTGAGCCGAAGGCTCATGAGGGTTCATCCGAAAATACCCCCCCATGCCCCCCTTGAACAAAGGGGGGGATTTTCATTTCCCTTTGTAAGTGCCCAGTTCATAATGTCTCTTACTTCTTACATCTTACTTCTTACGTCCCCAACTCTATCTCATCCCCTTTAAACACCGGCCCATCCTTGCAAACAAGCAGATATCCATTGTCTTTCTTTTTTACAACACATCCCATGCAAAGTCCTATTCCACAGGCCATTGCGGATTCAAGGGAAACGTAGGTTTCTATACTGATATGCTCATCCGAAAATCCTTCCGGCGGGGTAAGAAAACCCCGCCTATCCATTTCTATGAGGATAGGCGGGACATTTTTGTCCTGCTGATTTTCATGCCCCTTTGTGAAACACTGGATAGTTTGCCGTTCTGTAAGTTCCAATACCTTTCTTAGCATTGGAGTAGGGCCGCAGGCGTAAACCGTGATTCGCGTATGTGCCCCATCACTGTTAATTTTGTGGAGATACTCATGCAGTGCATCGGTTACATATCCCTTTGTACCTATAGAGCCGTCATTAGTAGTGAGGAAAATATTAGAAGTAAGGGACTTCAATTCTTCAACACATAGCAGATCTTCTTGACCTCTGCCGCCTAAAAAAACTTTAATCGTAGTTTCAGGATTAGATGATTTTATTGTTTCAATGAGACAAAGCATGGGTGCTATGCCTATGCCGCCGGCGATGATAAGGGTTTCATCCGAAAATACCCCCCCCATGCCCCCCCTTAAACTAAGGGGGGGATTTTCATTCTCCTTTGTGAGTCCACGGCTCA
This window contains:
- a CDS encoding dihydroorotate dehydrogenase electron transfer subunit, with amino-acid sequence MKARVFSNSCLQGQYFKLIILPPVRLHILPGQFVMIRVTSSDTITDPLLSRPFSIHRQAMDGSIEILYKVVGKGTDLLTHLRKGDYIELLGPLGNGFPIGENKRDKNVPPILDNVDRRGFPTPQDGIADEPLMSRGLTKENENPPLSLRGGMGGVFSDETLIIAGGIGIAPMLCLIETIKSSNPETTIKVFLGGRGQEDLLCVEELKSLTSNIFLTTNDGSIGTKGYVTDALHEYLHKINSDGAHTRITVYACGPTPMLRKVLELTERQTIQCFTKGHENQQDKNVPPILIEMDRRGFLTPPEGFSDEHISIETYVSLESAMACGIGLCMGCVVKKKDNGYLLVCKDGPVFKGDEIELGT